The sequence below is a genomic window from Candidatus Omnitrophota bacterium.
ACATCAGCGTCGGAGGATACGGATATGCTGCAGTGACGGTATTTCAGAGTGAAATTGTTTTTGACCCGCTCGCGGGGGCGGTAAAAGTGTTTTTCTCCTACGCCGGGGATTCGCACTGAATCAGTATTTCAAGGTCATCGCGTTGTAGGGGCAGTGCGTTATGCAGAACTCGCAGGCGATGCATTTTTTGGGGTCGAACACGACCTTGTTACCGGCGTCAAAAGAAAAGGCGTTCGTGGGGCAGTATCCGACGCACACGCCGCAGGAAACACATTTTTTCTCGTCCATCTTGATGTCTTCGCCGAGCCTCTGGAAGGACACTCCGCTCTTTTTGAAAAAAGCGCAGGCCGCGTCAATGTTTTTCTTGCTCCCTTCCATCTCAAGTATCATCCTGCCGACCCTGTTCTGTGTGATGGTCGCCTGGAGGATGTTGAAGGATATGTCGTATTTTCTTGCCAGCGTCGAGATTATGGGCTGGTTCACCACCTGGGGCGAGAATTTGAGCACCAGTCTTTTTTTGATCATTTGACCCTCCCGGCTCCCGGAAGCAGGGCAGTGGGTTCGCCCAGAAGGAACTGACCAGCTCTGATCTTTTTCTGGAGTATTTTCGCGATTTCCCGGGCTTTTTTAAGGCTGGACCATGAAAAGGAAGGGATCTCTTTTTTGCCGAGCTTCACGATTCCACTCCTGAGTTCTTTGTAGCTGACGAGGGCTATGGCTTTTTCTTTCCCGTAGGGATAATCTTCCGAGTAATCTATGACGGGGGCGAATATCTCATCGTCGCCTTTTCCCGCCGCGCGGGCTATGCTCTCGTCAAGAACGGGGATGGGGATGCCCACTCCGACAGAAAGAGACGCGCCGTAACCTGTCAGGTACGCCGCCCTGAGAAAATCAGGGGATGTTTTTTTGAGATCGCAGATCAGGGCGATGGTCGCCGCGCCGCCGACAGGAAAACCGTTCTTCTTTTTAACGGATGTCGTGTGCTGCGTGCCGTGCCAGACTATGTATCCTTCCGCGCCGGCCATGAAAACACGCGTGCCGATGCCTATGGTTTTGAGCTCCGGATCGTTTAGCAGGGGGCTCAGAGTGCCGGCAGAGGAATAAGAGATGCTTCCCATTTTGGGTTTCAGTATACCCATATACGTGTATATGGTTTTGGCGGATCTGTTGACGGCGACATTGTAGTTCTGGTAACGGTTGCGTGGAGTGAACAAAACGGCGTCAGTCAGGTCCGCGAGCTTAAAACTTTTCCTGAGGCTCGTCGCGGGATAGCAGTCCGTTCCGTAGGCTGTCGCCTCGAGCAGAACGCTTTTTCCCCTGACAAAGTCCTCTATGACGCCTGCACCGCCGTATTTGAAATTTATGGGACGCAATCTGTTCTTTTCATAGCGGGGCAGAGCCGTCGCTCCGAGGAAGACATCCCTTGCCGCGTACGCCGCGTATGCCGGCACCTTGTTAAGCGTCACCTCGCCGCCGCCGAGTTTTATTTTGGGGCTTGTCTTCGGTATGTTGAAGTAGATGCCCGAAGAGCACATCGGGCCGAAGGTGCCAGTCGTGACCACATCCACCTTTCGCGCGGCTTTTTTTACGCCGTGCTCCCTGACATAGGCCACCATCTCTTCGCCGGTGAGAACCACGGCTTTTTTCTGCCGTATCTTCCCGTTTATCTCGTAAATGCTTTTTTTCATTTGAAACACGATCTCCTTGCGACCATTATATTTTTTTTGATTTTAATATGCAAACAAAAAATGACCTGAAAATGATATAAAAGCCGGGGATGACCATTCATCAGAGGCGCGATCCGGCGCAAGAATTTGTTATGCGCGGCTATTTAATGTAGTATCCTGAGACCCGCCATTTCCCGTCATTATCTAACATCGGTGTGATTGTCTCAACGGCGGACTTTTTGTTTTCAAAAGACGTCTTATATTGAATTACAACATATTCTCCGTCCGGCGCGCCTGAAAGTGACGTCGTATATCGCTGAGACTTGAGTTCCCTGGAAACCGTTTTTCCCAGAGGTTTTCTGACAGATTGAATAGTTTCTTGCCATTTGTTTTTAGTGATAGCTGACTTGAAATATTCGGCCGCTTCCTCATAGCTTTCAGAGTATTTTTCATTATCTACCATCTCCAGCCATGCCTGCGCCGCCCCGACGGCCGCTTTTTCGGCCTCAGGATTACTTTTTGAGGCGCATCCGGTAAGGCCAAAGATTCCAGCCGCCAACACGACAGCGATACGATTTTTCATTTTATTTCCTCCCTTTTTCAAATTTTTCCGCGAACCGCGCTTGAATTACGTTTGAAATGCTGAAAACCGGCGGCATAGTTTAAAGTTCCTTAATACAATTTGCGTTGAAATTCATTTATTTCCATATTCAACAGAAAGATACCACATTAATTTATTCTTTGTCAAGCTGATGATGTCAAAACAAAAAATTGCCCTTGACAAATTTAATGCATTTTTGGTATAAGTTTCTTATACCATGGAAATATTATCATTGCCGGTAGAGTTTGAGTGGGATAAA
It includes:
- a CDS encoding DUF4019 domain-containing protein, translating into MKNRIAVVLAAGIFGLTGCASKSNPEAEKAAVGAAQAWLEMVDNEKYSESYEEAAEYFKSAITKNKWQETIQSVRKPLGKTVSRELKSQRYTTSLSGAPDGEYVVIQYKTSFENKKSAVETITPMLDNDGKWRVSGYYIK
- a CDS encoding 4Fe-4S dicluster domain-containing protein, with product MIKKRLVLKFSPQVVNQPIISTLARKYDISFNILQATITQNRVGRMILEMEGSKKNIDAACAFFKKSGVSFQRLGEDIKMDEKKCVSCGVCVGYCPTNAFSFDAGNKVVFDPKKCIACEFCITHCPYNAMTLKY